In one Corallococcus sp. EGB genomic region, the following are encoded:
- a CDS encoding chemotaxis protein CheW → MSDSTEPGGGTSSYLSFMLADEEYAVGLLRVREIIEYRPVTRVPGMPAAVQGVINLRGSVVPVVDLAVKFGQPPRPITRWSCFVIVEVALDGQQTVLGLLTDTVREVLELGPGDIEPPPAFGTRVRLEFLRGMGRHNDAFILLLDLDRLLSLEELLRLTAATEEPTSPEPPPAVSPAPEASGSG, encoded by the coding sequence ATGAGTGATTCCACTGAACCGGGCGGCGGCACGTCCAGCTACCTGAGCTTCATGCTCGCGGACGAGGAGTACGCCGTGGGCCTCCTGCGCGTGCGGGAGATCATCGAATACCGCCCCGTCACGCGCGTGCCGGGGATGCCCGCGGCCGTGCAGGGTGTCATCAACCTGCGCGGCAGCGTGGTGCCCGTCGTGGACCTGGCGGTGAAGTTCGGGCAGCCGCCCCGGCCCATCACCCGCTGGTCCTGCTTCGTCATCGTGGAGGTGGCGCTCGACGGGCAGCAGACGGTGCTGGGGCTGCTCACGGACACCGTGCGCGAGGTGCTGGAGCTGGGCCCCGGGGACATCGAACCGCCCCCCGCCTTCGGCACGCGCGTGCGGCTGGAGTTCCTCCGGGGGATGGGCCGCCACAACGACGCGTTCATCCTGCTGTTGGACCTGGACCGGCTCCTGTCGCTGGAGGAGCTGCTCCGGCTGACGGCCGCCACGGAAGAGCCCACGTCTCCCGAGCCGCCGCCCGCGGTGTCGCCGGCTCCGGAAGCGTCGGGCAGCGGGTGA
- a CDS encoding squalene/phytoene synthase family protein, with protein sequence MSDAPTEMALPFRDDELADFLERTSRTFALAIPLLDEPLRREVGLGYLLLRVADTLEDAAPWTRDERRDALAGFAALLQETPGVDAGALSREWLSRRPSENAGYLDLLARTPELLASLDALRPEAGAILRHFVLKTVQGMGQVLAGASDTGLVKLGSLQSLRDYCYIVAGLVGELLTELFVLDARLAPYSPNLRSLAPLFGEALQLVNILKDARQDRKEGRVWLPDGVQLQDVEQLAGQDLIAAARYVRALFLAGAPRDMLAFTALPLMLAQATLELLVRDGAGAKVSRAVVAAQLTTLHAALERGTLPESVEALAGPMPGGP encoded by the coding sequence TTGAGTGACGCCCCCACCGAAATGGCGCTGCCGTTCCGGGATGACGAACTGGCGGACTTCCTCGAGCGGACCAGCCGCACGTTCGCGCTGGCCATCCCGCTGCTCGACGAGCCGCTGCGCCGCGAGGTGGGGCTGGGCTACCTGCTCCTGCGCGTCGCGGACACGCTGGAGGACGCCGCCCCCTGGACGCGCGACGAACGCCGCGACGCGCTGGCCGGCTTCGCGGCGCTGCTCCAGGAGACGCCGGGCGTGGACGCCGGGGCGCTGTCCCGCGAGTGGCTTTCGCGCCGTCCCAGCGAGAACGCGGGCTATCTGGATCTGCTCGCGCGCACCCCCGAGCTGCTGGCGAGCCTGGACGCGCTGCGCCCGGAGGCCGGCGCCATCCTGCGCCACTTCGTGCTCAAGACGGTGCAGGGCATGGGGCAGGTGCTGGCGGGCGCGTCGGACACCGGCCTGGTGAAGCTCGGGTCGCTCCAGTCCCTGCGTGACTATTGCTACATCGTGGCGGGACTGGTGGGCGAGCTGCTCACGGAGCTGTTCGTCCTGGACGCGCGCCTCGCGCCGTACTCGCCGAACCTGCGCTCGCTGGCGCCGCTGTTCGGCGAGGCGCTCCAGCTGGTCAACATCCTCAAGGACGCGCGGCAGGACCGGAAGGAGGGGCGCGTGTGGCTCCCGGACGGCGTGCAGCTCCAGGACGTGGAGCAGCTCGCGGGCCAGGACCTCATCGCCGCCGCGCGCTATGTGCGCGCGCTGTTCCTGGCGGGGGCGCCCCGGGACATGCTCGCCTTCACCGCGCTGCCGCTGATGCTGGCGCAGGCAACCCTGGAGCTGCTGGTGCGCGACGGCGCGGGCGCCAAGGTGTCGCGCGCGGTGGTGGCGGCCCAGCTCACCACCCTTCACGCCGCGCTCGAGCGGGGCACACTCCCGGAGTCGGTGGAGGCGCTCGCGGGGCCCATGCCGGGCGGCCCCTGA
- the dusA gene encoding tRNA dihydrouridine(20/20a) synthase DusA, which translates to MTALAYPMPLCIAPMMDWTDRHCRYFFRLISRHTLLYTEMVTTGAVLHGKRDRLLGFSPAEHPVALQLGGSEPADLAASARIGEEWGYDEINLNVGCPSDRVQSGRFGACLMAEPDLVARGVAAMREAVRIPVTVKSRIAIDDMEEWPTLEDFVKRVSAAGCTRFIVHARKAWLQGLSPKENRDVPPLRYELVHRLKAEFPHLDITLNGGIKTLDAAAEHLGRVDGVMMGRAPYESPYLLADADRRFFGSTQPPLTRHEVVDAMLPYIEAQMSQGAPLGAITRHMLGLFQGLPGARAWRRHLSENAHKDGASPEVVRVAAAKVPRDADLQAVA; encoded by the coding sequence ATGACTGCCCTGGCCTACCCCATGCCGCTGTGTATCGCGCCGATGATGGACTGGACGGACCGGCACTGCCGGTACTTCTTCCGCCTCATCTCCCGCCACACGCTGCTCTACACGGAGATGGTGACCACGGGCGCGGTGCTGCACGGCAAGCGCGACCGCCTGCTGGGCTTCTCACCCGCCGAGCACCCGGTGGCCCTCCAGCTGGGCGGCTCGGAGCCCGCGGACCTGGCCGCCTCCGCGCGCATTGGCGAGGAGTGGGGCTACGACGAGATCAACCTCAACGTGGGCTGCCCCAGCGACCGCGTGCAGTCCGGCCGCTTCGGCGCGTGCCTGATGGCGGAGCCGGACCTGGTGGCGCGCGGCGTGGCCGCCATGCGGGAGGCGGTGCGCATCCCGGTGACGGTGAAGTCGCGCATCGCCATCGACGACATGGAGGAGTGGCCCACGCTGGAGGACTTCGTGAAGCGCGTCTCCGCGGCGGGCTGCACGCGCTTCATCGTGCACGCGCGCAAGGCGTGGCTGCAGGGCCTGTCCCCCAAGGAGAACCGGGACGTGCCGCCCCTGCGCTACGAGCTGGTGCACCGGCTCAAGGCCGAGTTCCCGCACCTGGACATCACCCTCAACGGCGGCATCAAGACGCTGGACGCGGCGGCCGAGCACCTGGGCCGCGTGGACGGCGTGATGATGGGCCGCGCGCCCTATGAATCCCCCTACCTCCTGGCGGACGCGGACCGGCGCTTCTTCGGGAGCACGCAGCCGCCCCTCACGCGCCACGAGGTGGTGGACGCGATGCTGCCGTACATCGAAGCGCAGATGAGCCAGGGGGCGCCGCTGGGCGCCATCACCCGGCACATGCTGGGCCTCTTCCAGGGGCTGCCCGGCGCGCGCGCCTGGCGCCGGCACCTGAGCGAGAACGCGCACAAGGACGGCGCGAGCCCGGAGGTGGTGCGCGTTGCCGCCGCGAAGGTGCCGCGCGACGCGGACCTCCAGGCCGTGGCCTGA
- a CDS encoding cupin domain-containing protein, with the protein MARAIIKKANEADERRPFVSHGEASILNLGALSIGRGYFEPGWQWSKHVKPLAGTESCEVVHTLNVLSGRMHIQMRDGQELDLEPGDIAFIPSGHDAWVVGDEPCRVVDFTGAEDYARTVMGRGEPEQPPLQ; encoded by the coding sequence ATGGCACGCGCCATCATCAAGAAGGCCAACGAGGCGGACGAGCGCCGGCCCTTCGTGTCGCACGGAGAGGCTTCAATCCTGAACCTGGGAGCGCTCAGCATCGGCAGGGGCTACTTCGAGCCGGGCTGGCAGTGGTCGAAGCACGTGAAGCCCCTCGCCGGCACGGAGAGCTGCGAGGTGGTCCACACCCTCAACGTCCTGTCCGGGCGGATGCACATCCAGATGCGCGACGGCCAGGAGCTGGACCTGGAGCCCGGCGACATCGCCTTCATTCCGTCGGGGCATGACGCCTGGGTCGTGGGGGATGAGCCCTGCCGCGTCGTCGACTTCACGGGCGCGGAGGACTACGCCCGGACCGTGATGGGCAGGGGGGAGCCGGAGCAGCCGCCGCTCCAGTAG
- a CDS encoding protein-glutamate O-methyltransferase CheR — translation MSGDPLWPSALPPALSRSELALFQALVEAEAGIHLSSAKNALVANRLARRLRELGLPSFAAYHAYVTARGNEAEKVRMLDSLCTHETSFFREPRHFDLLREHIFPQWAAQAAQGRRPHDIRVWSAGCSTGEEPYSLAMELLEAFPRGSGWNLEVVATDLSTWAVKRAEEGVWSMERARTIPQALLRKYMLRGVRSQEGQMMAGPELRPFMRFARANLHAPATWPMGAFDIIFCRNVLIYFGAEARARVIQGLLSRLPETGYLFLGHAESLIGITAAARSVSANVYTPRPGPPLPSRE, via the coding sequence ATGAGCGGGGACCCGCTCTGGCCGTCCGCGCTGCCTCCGGCGTTGTCGCGCTCGGAGCTGGCGTTGTTCCAGGCCCTGGTGGAGGCGGAGGCCGGCATCCACCTGTCATCCGCGAAGAACGCGCTGGTGGCGAACCGGCTGGCGCGGCGGCTGCGGGAGCTGGGGCTGCCGTCCTTCGCCGCGTACCATGCGTACGTCACCGCGCGAGGGAACGAGGCGGAGAAGGTGCGGATGCTCGACAGCCTCTGCACGCACGAGACGTCCTTCTTCCGCGAGCCCCGGCACTTCGACCTGCTGCGCGAGCACATCTTCCCGCAGTGGGCGGCCCAGGCGGCGCAGGGGCGGCGGCCCCACGACATCCGCGTCTGGAGCGCCGGGTGCTCCACGGGTGAGGAGCCGTACTCGCTGGCCATGGAGCTGCTGGAGGCGTTCCCCAGGGGCTCCGGCTGGAACCTGGAGGTCGTCGCCACGGACCTGTCCACCTGGGCGGTGAAGCGCGCGGAGGAGGGCGTCTGGAGCATGGAGCGGGCCCGGACCATTCCGCAGGCGCTGCTGCGCAAGTACATGCTGCGGGGCGTGCGCAGCCAGGAGGGGCAGATGATGGCGGGCCCGGAGCTGCGGCCCTTCATGCGCTTCGCCCGGGCGAACCTGCACGCGCCGGCCACCTGGCCGATGGGGGCGTTCGACATCATCTTCTGCCGCAACGTCCTCATCTACTTCGGCGCGGAGGCGCGGGCGCGCGTCATCCAGGGGCTGCTGTCGAGGCTGCCAGAGACGGGCTACCTCTTCCTGGGGCACGCGGAGAGCCTGATTGGCATCACCGCGGCGGCGCGCTCCGTGAGCGCCAACGTGTACACGCCGCGCCCGGGGCCTCCGCTCCCGTCACGCGAATAG
- a CDS encoding SDR family oxidoreductase translates to MKRFDFAGKTVLVTGASMGIGACFARRLSRRGATLVLVARSEAKLEALASELGRAHVLPADLTAPGAPQRLLDAVRAKGLEVDVLVSNAGFGLHGGFDVLPLKDQLEQIDLNVHALVELTHVFMPMLERRQGGVIHVASMAAYQPTPYMAVYGATKAFVLSFSEALWAEYRERGVRVLALSPGATDTPFFERSGEGASPGRKARPEDVVEVGLDAFIAGRSSVVHGLGNRLAAFANRFFSREFSAKIIAGMTRPKTPVLPAS, encoded by the coding sequence ATGAAACGATTTGATTTCGCGGGCAAGACGGTGCTGGTGACAGGGGCCTCCATGGGCATTGGCGCCTGTTTCGCGCGGCGGTTGTCCCGGCGGGGTGCCACGCTGGTACTGGTGGCCCGGAGCGAGGCGAAGCTGGAGGCGCTCGCGTCGGAGCTGGGCCGCGCGCACGTGCTTCCCGCGGACCTGACCGCACCGGGGGCGCCCCAGCGGCTGCTCGACGCGGTGCGCGCGAAGGGCCTGGAGGTAGATGTCCTGGTGAGCAACGCCGGGTTCGGGCTGCATGGTGGCTTCGACGTGCTGCCCTTGAAGGACCAGCTGGAGCAGATCGACCTCAACGTCCACGCGCTGGTGGAACTGACGCATGTCTTCATGCCCATGCTGGAGCGGCGCCAGGGAGGCGTCATCCACGTCGCTTCGATGGCGGCGTACCAGCCGACGCCGTACATGGCGGTCTATGGGGCGACGAAGGCGTTCGTCCTGTCCTTCAGCGAAGCGCTCTGGGCGGAGTACCGCGAGCGCGGCGTCCGGGTGCTGGCCCTGTCGCCTGGCGCGACGGACACTCCGTTCTTCGAGCGTTCGGGGGAGGGCGCCTCGCCCGGGAGGAAGGCGCGGCCGGAGGATGTGGTGGAGGTGGGGCTGGACGCGTTCATCGCGGGGCGCTCATCGGTGGTGCATGGCCTGGGAAACCGGCTGGCTGCCTTCGCCAACCGGTTCTTCTCCCGGGAGTTCAGCGCGAAG
- a CDS encoding dipeptidase — translation MNRLPSTLLTALPLTAVLVAPVVADACTSMLVTKGATTDGSTFITYAADAHELYGELYYTPARRHAAGAMRDVVEWDSGKFLGRIPQPASTYSVVGNMNEHQLSISESTFTGRKELEGPAGIIDYGSLIYIALERAKTAREAIQVMTDLVAQYGYASTGETFSIADPKEAWILEMIGKGEGQKGAVWVARKLPDGYISAHANQSRIRQFPLNDSATTLYSPDVISFARAKGWYSGADKDFSFADTYHPLDFGGQRFSEARVWSIFRRAAPSLKLGVEYADGADLTKRLPLWVKPDKKVSVQDAMALMRDHFEGTPLDMSKDVGAGPYAVPYRWRPMTWDVDGKSYVHERAISTQQTGFSFVAQMRSTLPDAIGGVLWFGVDDTFTTVYTPMYAGIRQVPKNFAQGVASRGEFSWDSSFWVFNWVSNQAYGRWSDMIVDVQKAQGDLEGQFLADQSNVESIAQVLYKRTPEQARQYLTEYSMQQGDKVHSRWRKLGEQLLVKYIDGNVRDATGKVGHPRYPDSWYRRIAADNGKMLESREPPEPKPAAPAAAPVPAAPAQPAAPAQLAPKPTVAPAP, via the coding sequence ATGAACCGACTCCCCTCGACCCTCCTCACCGCGCTGCCGCTGACGGCGGTGCTCGTGGCCCCCGTCGTCGCGGACGCCTGCACCAGCATGCTGGTGACCAAGGGCGCCACGACGGATGGCTCCACGTTCATCACCTACGCGGCGGACGCGCACGAGCTGTACGGTGAGCTGTATTACACGCCCGCGCGCCGCCACGCGGCGGGCGCCATGCGCGACGTCGTGGAGTGGGACTCGGGCAAGTTCCTGGGCCGCATCCCGCAGCCGGCCTCCACCTATTCGGTGGTGGGCAACATGAACGAGCACCAGCTGTCCATCAGCGAGTCCACCTTCACGGGCCGCAAGGAGCTGGAGGGCCCCGCGGGCATCATCGATTACGGCTCGCTCATCTACATCGCGCTGGAGCGCGCGAAGACGGCGCGCGAGGCCATCCAGGTGATGACGGACCTGGTCGCCCAGTACGGCTACGCGTCCACCGGTGAGACGTTCTCCATCGCCGACCCGAAGGAGGCGTGGATCCTGGAGATGATCGGCAAGGGCGAGGGGCAGAAGGGCGCGGTGTGGGTGGCCCGCAAGCTGCCGGACGGCTACATCTCCGCGCACGCCAACCAGTCGCGCATCCGCCAGTTCCCGCTCAACGACAGCGCCACCACGCTGTACTCGCCGGACGTCATCTCCTTCGCGCGCGCGAAGGGCTGGTACTCGGGCGCGGACAAGGACTTCAGCTTCGCGGACACGTACCACCCGCTGGACTTCGGCGGGCAGCGCTTCAGCGAGGCGCGCGTGTGGAGCATCTTCCGCCGCGCAGCCCCGTCCCTGAAGCTGGGCGTGGAGTACGCGGACGGCGCGGACCTCACCAAGCGGCTGCCGCTGTGGGTCAAGCCGGACAAGAAGGTGTCCGTGCAGGACGCCATGGCCCTCATGCGCGACCACTTCGAGGGCACGCCGCTGGACATGTCCAAGGACGTGGGCGCGGGGCCCTACGCGGTGCCCTACCGCTGGCGCCCCATGACGTGGGACGTGGACGGCAAGAGCTACGTCCACGAGCGCGCCATCTCCACGCAGCAGACGGGCTTCTCCTTCGTCGCGCAGATGCGCTCGACGCTGCCGGACGCCATTGGCGGCGTGCTCTGGTTCGGCGTGGATGACACCTTCACCACCGTCTACACGCCCATGTACGCGGGCATCCGGCAGGTGCCGAAGAACTTCGCGCAAGGGGTGGCCAGCCGCGGCGAGTTCTCCTGGGATTCGTCCTTCTGGGTCTTCAACTGGGTGTCGAACCAGGCCTACGGGCGCTGGAGCGACATGATCGTGGACGTTCAGAAGGCCCAGGGCGACCTGGAGGGCCAGTTCCTCGCGGATCAGTCCAACGTGGAGAGCATCGCGCAGGTGCTCTACAAGCGGACGCCGGAGCAGGCCCGCCAGTACCTCACCGAGTACTCCATGCAGCAGGGCGACAAGGTGCACTCGCGCTGGCGCAAGCTGGGGGAGCAGCTGCTCGTGAAGTACATCGACGGCAACGTGCGCGACGCCACGGGCAAGGTGGGCCACCCGCGCTACCCGGACTCCTGGTACCGCCGCATCGCCGCGGACAACGGCAAGATGCTGGAGTCGCGTGAGCCGCCGGAGCCGAAGCCCGCGGCCCCCGCGGCGGCCCCGGTCCCCGCCGCGCCGGCCCAGCCCGCCGCCCCCGCGCAGCTGGCCCCGAAGCCCACGGTCGCTCCGGCGCCCTGA
- a CDS encoding methyl-accepting chemotaxis protein has protein sequence MFNNLSITAKLALAFSAMVAIIISLVVVVYSTLTKVSASAEGDTESHKVMIALRSLEGDMADLETGQRGFIITGDDKFLEPYNVARLSVSQNMDTVRQLTQRDHRQQERQQEIRDLMQQWITQHLEPLIAQRREVTAGRSELSALIAVEQSASGKQTADRIRSLLTRLGNDEEALLNERTARTAAMTEDLYKLLVSGGVLSVVLAALMSVFLTRSIVQPLTEAVQVTSQVTAGDLTAHITVRGTDETGRMMGSMRDMIHRLSGVISEVRGASGSLSSASLQVASAAQSLSQGTSSQAASVEETTASLEQLNVSIRQNSENSREMEQMALKGARDAEESGSAVKETVEAMNAIAERISIVEEIAYQTNLLALNAAVEAARAGEHGRGFSVVATEVRKLAERSQKAAKEIGSLATSSVKVAERSGQLLTELVPSIRRTSELVQQVANASREQSIGVSQMTRAMTQVDGVTQRNASAAEELSSTAEEMATQAESLLQMMNFFRLVEGHGFNNPTAPRAPASRLPASPVRGLQAAAQGPLPTSSNGALARLQNGAEPPAPHDFQRF, from the coding sequence ATGTTCAACAACCTGAGCATCACCGCGAAGCTGGCGCTCGCCTTCAGCGCGATGGTCGCCATCATCATCAGCCTGGTGGTGGTGGTGTATTCGACCCTCACCAAGGTCTCCGCGTCCGCCGAGGGCGACACCGAGAGCCACAAGGTGATGATCGCCTTGCGCTCCCTGGAGGGAGACATGGCCGACCTGGAGACGGGACAGCGCGGCTTCATCATCACCGGCGATGACAAGTTCCTGGAGCCCTACAACGTCGCCCGGCTGAGCGTGTCGCAGAACATGGACACCGTCCGCCAGCTCACCCAGCGCGACCACCGCCAGCAGGAGCGCCAGCAGGAGATCCGCGACCTGATGCAGCAGTGGATCACCCAGCACCTGGAGCCGCTCATCGCCCAGCGCCGTGAGGTCACCGCGGGCCGGAGCGAGCTGTCCGCGCTCATCGCGGTGGAGCAGTCCGCGAGCGGCAAGCAGACCGCGGACCGCATCCGTTCGCTGCTCACCCGGCTGGGAAACGACGAGGAGGCCCTCCTGAATGAGCGCACCGCCCGCACCGCGGCCATGACGGAGGACCTCTACAAGCTGCTCGTCAGCGGCGGTGTCCTGAGCGTGGTGCTCGCGGCGCTGATGTCCGTCTTCCTCACCCGCAGCATCGTGCAGCCGCTCACCGAGGCCGTGCAGGTGACGTCGCAGGTGACGGCGGGCGACCTCACGGCCCACATCACCGTCCGGGGCACGGATGAGACGGGCCGGATGATGGGCAGCATGCGGGACATGATCCACCGGCTGTCGGGCGTCATCAGCGAGGTGCGCGGCGCCTCGGGCTCGCTGTCCTCCGCGTCGCTCCAGGTGGCGTCCGCCGCGCAGAGCCTGTCGCAGGGCACCAGCTCGCAGGCCGCCTCCGTGGAGGAGACCACCGCCAGCCTGGAGCAGCTCAACGTCAGCATCCGCCAGAACTCGGAGAACAGCCGGGAGATGGAGCAGATGGCGCTCAAGGGCGCCCGGGACGCGGAGGAGAGCGGGAGCGCGGTGAAGGAGACGGTGGAGGCGATGAACGCCATCGCGGAGCGCATCTCCATCGTGGAGGAGATCGCCTACCAGACGAACCTGCTCGCGCTGAACGCCGCAGTGGAGGCCGCGCGCGCGGGCGAGCACGGCCGGGGCTTCTCCGTCGTCGCCACGGAGGTGCGCAAGCTGGCGGAGCGCAGCCAGAAGGCCGCGAAGGAGATCGGCAGCCTGGCCACCTCCAGCGTGAAGGTCGCCGAGCGCAGCGGACAGCTCCTGACGGAGCTGGTGCCCTCCATCCGCCGCACGTCGGAGCTGGTGCAGCAGGTGGCCAACGCCTCGCGCGAGCAGTCCATCGGCGTCTCGCAGATGACCCGCGCCATGACGCAGGTGGATGGGGTCACCCAGCGCAACGCTTCCGCCGCCGAGGAGCTGTCCTCCACCGCGGAGGAGATGGCCACCCAGGCCGAGTCGCTCCTGCAGATGATGAACTTCTTCCGGCTGGTGGAGGGCCACGGCTTCAACAACCCCACCGCGCCGCGCGCTCCGGCCTCCCGGCTCCCGGCCTCGCCCGTCCGGGGCCTCCAGGCGGCGGCGCAGGGACCGCTCCCCACGTCCTCGAACGGGGCGCTGGCCCGGCTCCAGAACGGCGCGGAGCCGCCGGCTCCCCATGACTTCCAGCGGTTCTAG
- a CDS encoding chemotaxis protein CheA, protein MPSETAAEWQKVLAVFADEAEGLVSAMEEHLLALEVSPSEALLPDVLRGAHTLKGAAASLGFQAVTDYTHGVEDLLQALLHGDLVLDEKRVSLLLGAVDHLRELCRASLSGVDSLGLVHQAHLSRLREGIVAGAPTKALASPTGLPRAPESRSTARSRARMDLERLDRIVTLTAELSVARGRMAQFLARAEESGARWEDALTQQREMDSLFESLQEEVMRARMVPVGPLFRQHLRTVRELARSQQKLAQLELEGEDATLDTAVLDALRDPLLHLLRNALDHGIESPDERRAAGKDPRGRLRLRAYHDAGSVVVELSDDGRGIQRERVRERARQKGLVAAPERLRDDELLRLIFEPGFTTATEVTELSGRGVGMDVVRRDIEALRGTVAIQSQEGQGTTLTLRLPLTLAVIQGFAMGVGDQVYVVPIESVQECMEVPGGERTAEASGVLSLRGQPLPYLRLRQVFSLGGDSPARENVVVLKHPDGVIGLAVDELQGDGQRVIRPLGRLFQGVPGISGSTILGDGRVALLLDTPALVRRAILQASAAAPAPTAPQEVPSSAPRAP, encoded by the coding sequence ATGCCGTCGGAGACCGCAGCGGAATGGCAGAAGGTGCTGGCCGTCTTCGCGGACGAGGCGGAGGGGTTGGTCTCCGCCATGGAGGAGCACCTCCTCGCGCTCGAGGTGTCTCCCTCGGAAGCGCTGCTCCCGGACGTCCTTCGCGGGGCCCACACGCTGAAGGGAGCGGCGGCGTCGCTCGGCTTCCAGGCCGTGACGGACTACACGCACGGCGTGGAGGACCTCCTCCAGGCCCTGCTCCACGGGGACCTCGTCCTGGATGAGAAGCGGGTGTCGCTGCTGCTCGGGGCGGTGGATCACCTCCGGGAGCTGTGCCGGGCGTCGCTTTCGGGCGTGGACTCGCTGGGCTTGGTGCATCAGGCCCACCTCTCCCGGCTGCGGGAGGGCATCGTCGCGGGGGCCCCCACGAAGGCGCTGGCCTCTCCCACCGGCCTGCCGCGCGCGCCGGAGTCCCGGAGCACCGCGCGGTCCCGCGCGCGCATGGACCTGGAGCGCCTGGACCGCATCGTCACCCTCACCGCGGAGCTGTCCGTGGCGCGCGGGCGGATGGCGCAGTTCCTGGCGCGCGCGGAGGAGTCCGGCGCGCGCTGGGAGGACGCCCTCACCCAGCAGCGGGAGATGGATTCGCTCTTCGAGTCGCTCCAGGAAGAGGTGATGCGGGCGCGGATGGTCCCGGTGGGGCCGCTGTTCCGTCAGCACCTGCGCACCGTGCGCGAGCTGGCCCGCTCCCAGCAGAAGCTGGCCCAACTGGAGCTGGAGGGCGAGGACGCCACGCTGGACACCGCGGTGCTGGACGCGCTGCGCGACCCGCTGCTCCACCTCCTGCGCAACGCGCTGGACCACGGCATCGAGTCGCCGGACGAGCGTCGCGCCGCGGGCAAGGATCCCCGGGGCCGCCTGCGGCTCCGGGCCTACCATGACGCAGGCAGCGTCGTGGTGGAGCTGTCCGACGACGGCCGGGGCATCCAGCGCGAGCGGGTGCGCGAGCGCGCGCGGCAGAAGGGGCTGGTCGCGGCGCCCGAGCGGCTGCGCGACGACGAGCTCTTGCGCCTCATCTTCGAGCCCGGCTTCACCACCGCCACCGAGGTCACGGAGCTGTCCGGCCGCGGCGTGGGCATGGACGTGGTGCGCCGGGACATCGAGGCCCTGCGCGGCACCGTGGCCATCCAGAGCCAGGAGGGGCAGGGCACCACGCTGACCCTGCGGCTGCCGCTCACGCTCGCGGTCATCCAGGGCTTCGCCATGGGCGTGGGGGACCAGGTGTACGTCGTCCCCATTGAAAGCGTGCAGGAGTGCATGGAGGTCCCCGGCGGCGAGCGCACGGCAGAGGCCTCCGGCGTCCTGTCCCTGCGAGGTCAGCCCCTGCCGTACCTGCGGCTGCGCCAGGTGTTCTCCCTGGGCGGGGACTCGCCGGCCCGGGAGAACGTCGTCGTCCTCAAGCATCCGGACGGCGTCATCGGGCTGGCGGTGGACGAACTCCAGGGCGATGGTCAGCGGGTCATCCGGCCCCTGGGGCGCCTCTTCCAGGGCGTCCCCGGCATCTCCGGCTCCACCATCCTGGGCGACGGCCGGGTGGCGCTCCTCCTGGACACGCCCGCGCTGGTGCGCAGGGCCATCCTCCAGGCCTCTGCCGCCGCGCCCGCTCCCACCGCTCCGCAGGAAGTCCCCTCTTCCGCCCCCCGGGCGCCCTGA